The Clostridia bacterium genome includes a region encoding these proteins:
- a CDS encoding DUF4870 domain-containing protein produces MSSAGTQTGLAPNLAGVLCYVLGWITGIVFYLVEKDPFVRFHALQSILTFGGITVLYLVVTVLLPAGLWPLWLLFRTLGVLIWLGSLVLWVLLMIKAYRGERYKLPLVGDLAERYATR; encoded by the coding sequence GTGTCTTCCGCCGGCACCCAGACCGGGCTGGCGCCGAACCTGGCCGGCGTCTTGTGTTACGTCCTGGGCTGGATAACGGGTATCGTGTTCTACCTGGTGGAGAAGGACCCGTTCGTGCGCTTTCACGCCCTGCAGTCGATCCTTACTTTTGGCGGAATTACCGTGCTCTACCTCGTAGTTACGGTTCTTTTGCCTGCAGGACTGTGGCCGCTGTGGCTCCTTTTCCGGACGCTAGGGGTGCTCATCTGGCTGGGGTCCCTCGTTCTCTGGGTGCTCTTGATGATCAAGGCTTATCGGGGAGAGCGCTATAAGCTTCCCCTCGTCGGGGACCTGGCCGAGCGGTACGCGACGCGGTAG
- a CDS encoding ABC transporter substrate-binding protein: MRKIKAAAVLALVVLLIAAAGGCGSQPAQQQSQTPPAQEPAQPQEPVKLGIIQIVEHPSLDQARKGFLDVLAERGYKDGEKLAVDYQNAQGDMTTANTIAKKFVSDQKDLVLAIATPVAQAMANATKEIPILITAVTDPVAAGLVQSLEKPNTNVTGTTDMNPVKEQLALFKDLDPQAKKIGFIYNSSEVNSRVQLDMAKEAAPELGYELVEAVVTNSSDVLQAARTLADKVDGIYVPTDNTVVSALESVISVAEEKDLPLVVGEGDSVKRGGLATVGIDYYQLGRQTGEMAIRILEQGAKPQDMPIEAQKEYQLILNKKAAANMGVTLSESLLSRAAEVYE, translated from the coding sequence ATGAGGAAAATCAAGGCGGCAGCCGTTCTGGCACTGGTAGTCCTGCTAATAGCCGCGGCCGGGGGCTGCGGTTCTCAGCCGGCGCAACAGCAGAGCCAAACACCACCGGCGCAGGAGCCGGCCCAGCCGCAGGAACCCGTCAAGCTGGGGATCATCCAAATCGTGGAGCACCCGTCGCTGGACCAGGCGCGTAAGGGTTTCCTGGACGTGCTGGCGGAGCGCGGGTATAAAGACGGAGAGAAGCTGGCGGTAGACTACCAGAACGCTCAGGGCGACATGACCACTGCCAATACCATCGCCAAGAAGTTCGTTTCCGACCAAAAGGACCTCGTCCTGGCCATAGCCACGCCCGTGGCCCAGGCCATGGCGAACGCCACCAAGGAAATCCCCATCCTGATTACCGCGGTGACCGACCCCGTGGCTGCGGGTCTGGTCCAGAGCCTGGAAAAGCCCAACACCAACGTGACCGGGACCACCGACATGAACCCGGTAAAGGAGCAGCTCGCCCTGTTTAAGGACCTGGACCCGCAAGCCAAGAAGATCGGTTTCATCTACAACTCCAGCGAGGTCAATTCCCGGGTACAGCTGGATATGGCCAAAGAGGCCGCCCCGGAGCTGGGCTACGAGCTGGTCGAGGCGGTGGTGACCAACTCCAGCGATGTCCTGCAGGCGGCCCGCACCCTGGCGGACAAGGTTGACGGCATATACGTGCCCACGGACAACACCGTGGTCTCGGCCCTGGAATCGGTCATCAGTGTAGCCGAGGAGAAGGACCTGCCCCTGGTAGTGGGCGAAGGGGACAGCGTGAAGCGGGGCGGCCTGGCCACGGTGGGGATCGACTACTACCAGCTGGGGCGCCAGACCGGGGAAATGGCCATCCGCATCCTGGAGCAGGGCGCCAAGCCTCAAGACATGCCCATAGAGGCGCAGAAGGAATACCAGCTGATCCTGAACAAGAAGGCGGCGGCCAACATGGGGGTTACCCTCTCCGAGAGCCTCCTGAGCCGGGCG
- a CDS encoding Ig-like domain-containing protein, giving the protein MGLLAGILAVIFGLMAASTILPGFSPEARAQDGDRVTVTGQFAATCRVNGLDEDITLPVRKCRAELVEVRAGDEGLYQITEEVLATGETDENGRVTFTVDRIKHRGSLFAAYDDVIDVKIVVYPDNPAAKVEDFGPAGALSWHRWPLETRVANNVSGPTLSLTATATGDHGFAFYLADVLLAGQRELKKMVGELPLGQVSVDWLASGDQCAYKPLFKRIYIVPSARTAENVLHEYGHALHHAAAGTLPSYSPSDEQAGVSGAAPRDDVALTEGWADFLAQVLLQRIHENDSNLRGKFFYDPEWLREDLEGFTFREGISSARHIPAVTATLWDLYDDVATWDLTQVTTRPAEVDAVSDFAEIWRILGSNPSSIKDFYGRWKVGRNQAGAYYIMRQHYLQVGENGRVPLSLSTREAIIWEFRLCLEAAQYLRLDRGMVESAGSNLREAGDRVLRNYGWSEANIAQSQWWQATSVEEAVNRVRDTWPASWPGALRVYPASAAQLRAVDDFLRTSERACEAGSHWQTGLNGVAFAAGVTDTDWVGAPNLADAVWRFLAALRPPSALSWKERLLWEFRLQTEACGFSSDGTTADWTSDVDALLEYYGFLPGSSAREAWHGASSADLAAQRLAAAIPEDYRAPAQNQLTTGQLWALEKLIAQCRSNYATGRPWREGLDRLVSQYLPGGEEQLAGDLTHPRQAYARLVDWLTQRGPQDALVVRYTDPAGGATEVPAGKSLVIGFSKIIQPGSAYNQISVTDSGGRKPALSVTPGFYTLVLDPTADLSPNATYTVTVPQEAVRDADGHSLTVRSAAGQAANAYTFSFTTAALNEPPRIVSTDPTHGATGVDPNKTITVIFSEPVQPGSTYGAISLILADDNYLDPVHPLPATVSLAGSTLTIDPAAPLARNTWYTVSVPMGAVADQGGVANQGHASFTFRTKADPLQVVSTHPAHNSTGAKVNHPITVTFNQDLSPGPALGQIVLQDPLGNPVPVQTNLSGNTLRLTPASPLGYSRVYRVTIPAQAVVAAADGTPFSPPVSYQFSFQTEATPDTTPPHVWISPTPYTYSTPQTVSLGADEPATIYYTLDGTNPTTSSSRYTAPLVIGATTTIKYLAVDAAGNQSAVQTATYVIDYGGPAVVGSTPADNTGGVNPNLVQQIWVNLSEMCRHGPAFSSIALKKATGTQVSATVELLGDTIKITPAPSLEWGTAYVVTIPAGAVADTAGNLLAATSAIKFTTMAAPAAPTVVATSPADGATGVPVDKPISVTFSENVLPGPYFDYEITGADGSHSGGIELKGPDGRAVGISKQISGAILEITPLAPLAYGTAYTVRIPYFAVRDQMNRMLESAVTFSFTTEPAPASLGPQVVGTTPADRQRNVALTGPIVVTFDRDIQAGKAFAGISVTAADGSGLSLRAIVSGQALALVPVKGMQPGRTYTVVIPAGAVRDLTGAPLAREYRFSFRTATLPMNLPDYYR; this is encoded by the coding sequence GTGGGGCTTCTCGCGGGCATACTGGCGGTCATTTTCGGCCTGATGGCCGCTTCTACCATCTTGCCGGGCTTCAGCCCCGAGGCCCGGGCCCAGGACGGCGACAGGGTAACCGTTACCGGCCAGTTCGCGGCTACCTGCCGCGTCAACGGCCTGGATGAAGACATCACCCTCCCCGTTCGCAAGTGCCGGGCCGAGCTGGTGGAGGTCCGAGCAGGCGATGAGGGATTGTATCAGATCACGGAGGAGGTGTTGGCCACCGGGGAGACCGACGAGAACGGCCGGGTAACCTTCACCGTGGACCGGATCAAGCACCGTGGCAGTCTATTCGCCGCCTACGACGACGTCATCGATGTGAAGATCGTCGTTTACCCCGATAACCCGGCGGCCAAGGTGGAGGATTTCGGGCCCGCCGGGGCCTTGTCCTGGCACCGCTGGCCCCTCGAAACCCGGGTAGCGAATAACGTCAGCGGCCCCACGCTTTCTCTGACCGCCACGGCCACCGGCGACCACGGGTTTGCCTTCTACCTGGCCGACGTCCTGCTGGCCGGGCAGCGGGAGCTCAAGAAGATGGTTGGGGAGCTGCCCCTCGGCCAGGTTTCCGTGGACTGGCTGGCTTCGGGCGACCAGTGCGCCTACAAGCCCCTGTTTAAGCGCATCTACATCGTGCCCTCCGCCCGGACCGCCGAAAACGTGCTGCACGAGTACGGCCACGCCCTGCATCACGCCGCAGCAGGTACCCTGCCTTCCTATTCGCCCTCCGACGAACAGGCCGGCGTCTCCGGGGCCGCCCCCCGCGACGATGTGGCCCTGACCGAAGGGTGGGCAGACTTCCTGGCCCAGGTTCTGCTGCAGCGCATCCACGAAAACGACTCCAACCTTAGGGGAAAATTCTTTTATGATCCCGAATGGCTGAGGGAGGACCTGGAAGGCTTTACTTTCCGAGAAGGAATTAGCAGCGCCCGCCACATCCCCGCCGTCACGGCCACCCTCTGGGACCTTTACGACGACGTGGCCACCTGGGACCTCACCCAGGTCACCACCAGGCCGGCAGAGGTGGACGCGGTTAGCGACTTTGCCGAGATCTGGCGCATCCTGGGCTCGAACCCCTCCTCGATCAAGGATTTCTACGGCCGGTGGAAGGTCGGCCGCAACCAGGCCGGCGCGTACTACATCATGCGCCAGCACTACCTCCAGGTGGGAGAGAACGGGCGCGTTCCCCTTTCCTTGAGCACCAGGGAGGCCATCATCTGGGAGTTCCGGCTCTGCCTGGAAGCGGCTCAATACCTGCGGTTAGACCGAGGCATGGTAGAGAGCGCGGGTTCCAACCTGCGAGAGGCGGGTGATAGGGTACTGCGGAACTACGGGTGGAGCGAGGCAAACATCGCCCAAAGCCAATGGTGGCAGGCAACTTCTGTAGAGGAGGCCGTCAACCGGGTGCGCGACACCTGGCCCGCCTCCTGGCCCGGCGCGTTAAGGGTTTACCCCGCTTCCGCAGCGCAGCTGAGGGCAGTAGACGATTTCCTGCGCACCTCTGAGAGGGCCTGCGAGGCCGGCTCACACTGGCAGACGGGCCTGAACGGGGTGGCCTTTGCCGCCGGAGTTACCGATACTGACTGGGTCGGCGCCCCCAACCTGGCCGACGCGGTGTGGCGCTTTCTGGCGGCCCTGCGTCCGCCTTCGGCGCTGAGCTGGAAGGAGCGCCTCCTCTGGGAGTTCCGCCTCCAGACCGAGGCCTGCGGTTTCTCCTCCGACGGCACGACGGCAGACTGGACCAGTGATGTGGACGCCCTGCTGGAGTACTACGGCTTTCTGCCGGGATCGTCGGCGCGCGAAGCCTGGCACGGTGCGAGCAGTGCCGACCTGGCCGCCCAGAGGCTTGCCGCCGCCATCCCCGAGGACTACAGGGCACCCGCCCAAAACCAACTTACCACCGGGCAGCTCTGGGCGCTCGAGAAACTGATCGCCCAGTGCCGCTCGAATTACGCCACCGGACGGCCCTGGCGGGAGGGCCTGGATCGCCTGGTTAGCCAGTACCTTCCCGGCGGAGAGGAACAATTGGCAGGGGATCTAACCCACCCGCGGCAGGCGTACGCGCGGCTGGTAGACTGGCTCACGCAAAGAGGGCCACAGGACGCCCTGGTGGTGAGGTACACCGACCCCGCCGGGGGAGCTACAGAGGTTCCCGCAGGCAAGAGCTTGGTGATCGGCTTCAGCAAGATAATCCAGCCCGGTTCTGCCTATAACCAGATAAGCGTCACGGATTCGGGCGGCCGGAAGCCGGCGCTGAGCGTAACCCCGGGCTTTTACACCCTGGTGCTGGACCCCACGGCCGACCTTAGCCCTAACGCCACTTACACCGTTACCGTACCGCAAGAGGCCGTCAGGGACGCCGACGGCCACTCCTTGACCGTTAGGAGCGCCGCGGGCCAGGCCGCGAACGCCTACACTTTCTCCTTTACCACCGCCGCCCTCAACGAGCCTCCCCGCATAGTCTCTACCGATCCGACCCACGGGGCCACCGGTGTAGACCCGAATAAGACCATCACCGTGATTTTCAGCGAGCCCGTGCAGCCGGGGAGTACCTACGGGGCAATCTCCCTGATCTTGGCGGACGACAACTACTTAGACCCCGTCCACCCGCTGCCGGCGACTGTTAGCCTGGCCGGCAGCACCTTAACCATCGACCCGGCCGCGCCGTTGGCCAGAAACACCTGGTACACGGTGTCCGTCCCCATGGGAGCGGTCGCGGACCAAGGCGGCGTTGCCAACCAGGGTCACGCCAGTTTTACCTTCCGGACCAAAGCCGATCCGCTCCAGGTGGTCTCCACCCACCCGGCCCACAATTCCACCGGAGCCAAGGTGAACCACCCCATCACCGTGACCTTCAATCAGGATTTGTCTCCGGGACCGGCCTTGGGCCAGATCGTCCTCCAAGACCCTCTTGGCAACCCGGTACCGGTCCAAACCAATCTCTCCGGAAACACTTTGCGCCTGACCCCGGCCAGTCCCCTGGGCTATAGCCGCGTCTACCGGGTGACCATACCGGCCCAGGCGGTGGTGGCCGCCGCCGACGGCACGCCCTTTAGCCCCCCGGTCAGCTACCAGTTTAGTTTCCAGACCGAAGCCACCCCGGACACCACGCCCCCGCACGTGTGGATCAGCCCCACTCCCTACACCTACAGCACTCCCCAGACCGTCAGTCTGGGCGCCGACGAGCCAGCCACCATCTACTACACCCTGGACGGGACCAACCCCACGACCAGCAGCAGCCGGTACACGGCGCCGCTGGTCATCGGCGCCACCACCACCATCAAGTACCTCGCAGTGGACGCCGCGGGCAACCAATCGGCCGTCCAGACCGCGACCTACGTCATCGACTACGGGGGACCGGCGGTGGTGGGAAGCACGCCCGCCGACAACACCGGCGGGGTAAATCCCAACCTGGTTCAGCAGATCTGGGTCAACCTGAGCGAGATGTGCCGGCACGGCCCGGCTTTTTCCTCCATCGCTCTGAAGAAGGCAACCGGCACCCAGGTTTCGGCAACGGTGGAGCTGCTGGGCGATACCATTAAGATCACGCCGGCCCCTTCCCTAGAATGGGGGACCGCCTACGTAGTCACCATCCCCGCGGGGGCAGTGGCAGATACGGCCGGGAACCTCCTCGCCGCAACGTCCGCCATTAAGTTTACCACCATGGCGGCACCGGCCGCCCCCACGGTGGTGGCCACCTCCCCCGCGGACGGAGCCACCGGAGTGCCGGTAGATAAGCCCATCTCGGTTACGTTCAGCGAAAACGTGCTCCCGGGCCCCTATTTCGACTACGAGATTACCGGTGCCGACGGCTCCCACTCCGGCGGAATCGAGCTTAAAGGCCCCGACGGCCGGGCAGTGGGCATATCCAAGCAGATCAGCGGAGCCATACTGGAGATCACTCCCCTGGCGCCCCTGGCCTACGGCACCGCCTATACCGTGCGCATTCCCTACTTCGCGGTGCGGGACCAGATGAACCGGATGCTGGAGTCGGCCGTCACCTTTAGCTTCACTACCGAGCCGGCGCCGGCGTCCCTCGGGCCGCAGGTGGTGGGCACCACCCCTGCCGACCGGCAGAGGAACGTTGCCCTCACCGGGCCCATTGTAGTCACGTTTGACCGCGACATTCAGGCGGGAAAGGCCTTCGCCGGGATCAGCGTAACCGCAGCCGACGGCTCTGGGCTATCGCTCAGAGCCATAGTCAGCGGGCAGGCCCTCGCCCTGGTGCCGGTCAAGGGGATGCAGCCGGGGCGCACTTACACCGTGGTCATTCCCGCCGGGGCGGTGCGGGATCTGACGGGAGCCCCTCTGGCCCGGGAATACCGGTTCTCCTTCCGCACCGCAACGCTACCCATGAACCTGCCGGACTATTACCGGTAG
- a CDS encoding stalk domain-containing protein produces MSLRLRKSAYLLLLALVTAVALAVPPVGRAPAARAEVSGEASITVVSPAGGEVWTAGSTHTIRWRYTGDVNDLGPTVIIELYQAGKSKGRIAASAVPIGANGEGSYTWQIRPSLAVGGGYVKPGSDYQVKVTSVRNRNCWGMSDYFGLGVESITVTSPAGGEVWTAGSTQTIRWLYTGNPGSLVRIELYQGGSSKGLIAASVPIGADGTGSYTWAIRSSLAVGGGYVTPGSGYRIKVTSTANSACWGMSDHFSLASAAQQEPAPPTAEPPPPGETQPPQAGGLILIDDPSFVTLTAYPHPDSEASIAYNLQVKANDPAHPVEVSYLLLNPNGTPQSPSTGMEVHPAGEFESTWSSSAQYFYHTEVGGWAQPQYRTNPQVFGLPHYRTAVMLLARYEKIYLVFLRENDRRLTYRVFKGGPFNGLTVPGLGEVKRVGGQFQIHSYGEPVEVGIWDKGTYRHDEVSGWAQESYAANDKLYDIPQYGMFMLMVARYDQLGLIIGNYNDGRLGAICATGSRSLGIVTVPGLCEISDGGIVAGPGDTGAIPQIMVEATAARPVEVSHFAFDNTCWQWEVGGWAQEEYRANPQILPLNHYTPGFFMCSRYEQAEILFYNENDLEVGILPLSADTLTAGSVALPSSGQPPTAPSLPTVQPAGTPLSEGIRVLLNDQPLAFDQPPVILNGRTLVPLRVIFQALGAAVSWDQATQTITATRDDTVIVLVIGLPVANRNGQPVTLSQPALILNGRTLVPLRFVSEALGAEVNWDQSTQTVTIMH; encoded by the coding sequence GTGTCGCTGAGGTTACGGAAAAGCGCGTATCTCTTGTTGTTGGCCCTGGTAACGGCGGTGGCCCTGGCCGTCCCGCCGGTCGGGCGGGCCCCGGCCGCGCGGGCCGAGGTATCCGGCGAGGCCTCCATTACCGTGGTTTCGCCGGCAGGGGGAGAAGTGTGGACGGCGGGCTCGACCCACACTATCCGGTGGCGGTACACGGGCGACGTAAACGACCTGGGCCCTACCGTAATCATCGAGCTTTACCAGGCCGGCAAGTCCAAGGGCCGGATCGCCGCCTCCGCGGTTCCCATCGGCGCCAACGGAGAAGGCTCCTACACCTGGCAGATTAGGCCCAGCCTGGCGGTGGGGGGAGGCTACGTAAAGCCGGGCAGCGACTACCAGGTCAAGGTGACCAGCGTACGCAACCGAAACTGCTGGGGGATGAGCGACTACTTTGGCCTGGGCGTGGAATCCATCACCGTCACCTCCCCTGCGGGCGGAGAGGTGTGGACCGCGGGTTCGACCCAGACCATCCGGTGGCTGTACACCGGCAATCCCGGCAGTTTGGTAAGAATCGAGCTTTATCAAGGTGGGTCTTCCAAAGGGCTGATTGCCGCCTCGGTGCCCATCGGGGCGGACGGCACCGGTTCTTACACCTGGGCGATCAGGAGTAGCCTGGCGGTGGGGGGCGGTTATGTAACACCGGGCAGCGGTTACCGGATCAAGGTGACGAGTACGGCTAACAGCGCCTGTTGGGGGATGAGCGACCATTTCAGCCTCGCCAGCGCAGCTCAGCAGGAGCCCGCCCCGCCTACGGCCGAGCCACCACCCCCGGGCGAGACTCAGCCCCCGCAGGCCGGCGGGCTGATTCTGATCGACGACCCATCCTTCGTCACGCTCACCGCCTATCCGCATCCGGACAGCGAAGCCTCCATCGCCTACAACCTGCAGGTGAAGGCCAACGATCCGGCCCATCCGGTGGAGGTTTCCTACCTGCTGCTCAACCCCAACGGCACGCCGCAAAGCCCGTCGACGGGTATGGAAGTGCATCCCGCCGGAGAGTTCGAGAGCACCTGGAGCAGTTCGGCGCAGTATTTCTACCACACCGAGGTCGGCGGCTGGGCGCAGCCCCAGTATAGGACCAACCCGCAGGTCTTCGGCCTGCCCCACTACCGCACCGCAGTGATGCTTTTGGCCCGCTACGAGAAGATCTACCTGGTCTTCCTGCGGGAGAACGACCGCCGGCTGACCTACCGGGTGTTCAAGGGCGGGCCCTTCAACGGCCTGACCGTGCCCGGCCTGGGGGAGGTCAAGCGGGTAGGCGGCCAGTTCCAGATCCACTCGTACGGTGAACCGGTAGAAGTGGGCATCTGGGATAAGGGAACCTACCGGCACGACGAGGTATCCGGCTGGGCGCAGGAGAGTTACGCCGCCAACGACAAGCTCTACGACATCCCCCAGTACGGGATGTTCATGCTGATGGTCGCCCGCTACGACCAACTGGGCCTTATTATCGGCAACTACAACGACGGCCGGCTGGGAGCAATCTGCGCCACCGGATCCCGGAGTTTGGGCATAGTGACCGTCCCCGGCCTCTGTGAGATCAGCGACGGCGGCATTGTGGCCGGGCCGGGGGACACCGGAGCCATTCCGCAGATCATGGTGGAGGCCACGGCGGCCCGGCCGGTGGAGGTTTCCCACTTTGCTTTTGACAATACCTGCTGGCAGTGGGAAGTGGGCGGCTGGGCGCAGGAAGAGTACCGGGCCAACCCGCAGATCCTGCCGCTTAACCACTACACGCCCGGATTTTTCATGTGCAGCCGCTACGAGCAGGCGGAGATCCTCTTCTACAACGAGAATGATCTCGAGGTGGGTATTCTGCCGCTTTCGGCGGATACGCTAACTGCCGGCTCCGTGGCCCTACCTTCCTCCGGGCAGCCGCCGACGGCGCCTTCTCTTCCAACGGTCCAACCCGCGGGCACACCCCTCTCGGAGGGCATCCGGGTGCTGCTTAATGACCAACCGCTTGCCTTTGACCAGCCGCCGGTCATCCTGAACGGCCGGACCCTGGTGCCCCTGCGGGTTATTTTCCAGGCCCTGGGGGCGGCGGTGAGCTGGGACCAGGCCACCCAAACCATAACCGCCACCCGGGACGACACAGTAATCGTCCTGGTGATCGGCCTGCCCGTGGCTAACAGGAACGGGCAGCCGGTAACCCTATCCCAGCCGGCGCTGATCCTGAACGGGCGCACCCTGGTGCCGCTGCGCTTCGTGAGCGAAGCTCTGGGCGCGGAAGTGAACTGGGACCAGAGCACGCAGACCGTCACCATTATGCATTAG
- a CDS encoding zinc-ribbon domain-containing protein, protein MFCPQCGKKAPPGARFCPQCGTFVPAEAPPEVTTPAGAGTPVPVAAAPEGPSPAEAACRPPEPSGAGQAEIAGEEAAAAESRTPGAAVPGPSPAAPAGKGTAPAGGVSAGSLFFRTLPYVFLRIGVYLLFGVILIAFLGVMGGIGYLIARHFQGAGLPLAVVGLVAVMGAWALTVLAQRYFLYLVKIGHVAVITEIVTKGDLPPGTSQVGYGKEKVLKHFGTASALFVVDALVAGAVRQVLNWLTRLAGCLGGIPGLNLIIGLLRRILGLAGNYIDEAVMGYVLTHEEQNIYQAACDGVVLYAQSWRQLLGTATWCVLVVAAVWVVSFLALLFPLLGVARSLTPVPGLQALYGFVALLAAFIFAGMIKWIVADPLATVAMVASYHRPLPGRCPRTTCGPP, encoded by the coding sequence ATGTTTTGCCCTCAGTGCGGCAAAAAGGCGCCTCCGGGCGCACGGTTCTGCCCGCAATGCGGAACCTTCGTGCCGGCAGAGGCGCCTCCGGAGGTAACCACTCCGGCCGGGGCGGGTACTCCCGTTCCCGTGGCTGCGGCCCCGGAGGGCCCTTCCCCGGCGGAAGCCGCCTGTAGGCCCCCGGAGCCCTCGGGTGCCGGGCAGGCGGAAATTGCCGGAGAAGAGGCGGCCGCGGCGGAAAGCCGGACCCCGGGCGCGGCGGTGCCGGGACCGTCGCCGGCTGCCCCGGCAGGAAAGGGGACGGCGCCGGCGGGCGGGGTTTCGGCCGGGAGCCTGTTTTTCCGGACCCTGCCTTACGTGTTCTTACGGATAGGGGTTTACCTCCTGTTCGGCGTGATCCTCATCGCGTTCCTCGGCGTCATGGGCGGGATCGGATATTTGATTGCCCGCCACTTCCAGGGAGCGGGGTTGCCCCTGGCGGTGGTAGGGCTGGTCGCCGTTATGGGCGCCTGGGCGCTGACCGTTCTGGCCCAGCGTTACTTCCTCTATCTGGTGAAGATCGGCCACGTGGCCGTGATCACCGAAATCGTCACCAAAGGGGATCTGCCGCCGGGCACCAGCCAGGTGGGCTACGGGAAAGAGAAGGTGCTCAAGCACTTCGGCACGGCCAGCGCCCTGTTCGTCGTGGATGCGCTGGTGGCCGGCGCGGTGCGTCAAGTGCTGAACTGGCTTACCCGCCTGGCGGGCTGTTTGGGCGGCATTCCGGGTTTGAATTTGATTATCGGACTTTTGCGCCGCATCCTGGGCCTGGCCGGCAACTATATCGACGAGGCGGTGATGGGCTACGTCCTAACCCACGAAGAACAAAATATTTACCAGGCGGCCTGCGACGGTGTGGTGCTGTACGCCCAGAGCTGGCGGCAACTCTTGGGCACCGCTACCTGGTGCGTCCTGGTGGTGGCCGCGGTCTGGGTAGTGTCCTTTCTGGCTCTGCTTTTTCCCCTCTTGGGAGTGGCGCGTTCGCTCACTCCCGTGCCGGGGCTGCAGGCCCTCTACGGGTTTGTGGCCCTGCTGGCGGCCTTCATTTTCGCCGGCATGATCAAGTGGATCGTGGCCGATCCCCTGGCTACCGTAGCCATGGTGGCCAGCTACCACCGTCCATTGCCGGGCAGGTGCCCGCGCACGACCTGCGGGCCGCCCTGA